The sequence below is a genomic window from Gossypium hirsutum isolate 1008001.06 chromosome A11, Gossypium_hirsutum_v2.1, whole genome shotgun sequence.
AATGTATGATAAAGTATGATAAATTAGGTTAAAATATCTTTTAAGTAcggtatatttagaatttattttataattttattttctttattattttaatatttaaaaataaaaatctaattttttaaaattggtcaaatttgaGTTAATTGCATCAAACACCCTCAAATTATGTTCCTTATTTTAAAATCGTTCTTAAACTATTGATGTTATATTAATTATGtctttttaatattaaaaccattaatttaactgttaaatgatatgttaacctttttttttaacaatctcattataaattCTAATCATATTTGCTCTTTTTAACACAATGACTAGAATTATTCATAATCTCTCtctaacccttaaataggaggataaagcACGCTAAAGCGTACTTAAACCACGTCCTCCTATACTGGCAATAATACTCATGTAAATCGAACTAAATCTCAATAAGTAACGATATATCAAATCTTATATAgctaaattttaaatgaaaaaattaaataaatagaacgTTAtgatataacttttaaaagtaaaaactaaaaataaagtaaagctagaaagaaaaaaaaaggagtgaatgataaaacatttataaatgttttgaaaaccttgaaactaatatttttaaaacatctaTTTTTTCAATATTCCtagtttcttaatttttttattattttaaatcatgTCACAAAAGATCTAACGTGTCATTTACCAGTTAAATTAGCGAATTTAGTAACAAAAAGACCTgattaatataacattaaaagtTTAGAGGTGTAGTTATAATGATTTGAAGTTTATATAGCAATATAGAATGAGGGTCATAATTTCAGATATTTAATGCAATTATCTcattaatttaagttaattacaatgtcattttttattatatgattatgtcaaatctaaaatataaaaaaatttaaattcttaaaaataaaaattaaaaatttaaatgtattttaagCATATTTCAATAGAATGAATTATTCTCCGCCGAAATAGGAATATTGGTACATCGAAGGAAAGCGTGATAAAATTCAAGAAAAGCACCTACACATGAATCTGATATTGAAACTGAAAACAGATCCTAGTATATTTCATGAGGAAGCCCAAAACAAGTTTGAACCCATTTACTTAAAATGGATTTAATTGCAAACAATTAAAATTGGATTTCACATGTGTACATGTGCTTTTTAATCTCAACTGTTAACTTTTGATGTGTGGTTTTCATATTAGCCTCTTAAAAAATCTTTAAGTTGTAATAAAGAATTTTAAGTTGTAATTTATTGATCGAGTGTTCATGTTTCAGGAGCATAATTTGGGATCGTATTATTGttatacaaaaaaagaaaaatcttttaaaagTAACACAAAATTGAACATTATACTCATATGGGTTCAATATCTTATTCTAGATCGGTATCATGGTCTCGGTCCAACCAGCTGGTCTAATTTTAAAAACAGTGAATtcatgtacttttcaaattttgaaattccaATCCTCACCCAAACTATTGTCGTTGAATCTCTCAAGTTAAGTTCTGTTATTTCAAACATCTTATGCAACAAATATTTTATCATATGTGGAATGTCATGTCACGTTAGCTTTGATATTTTTCACATAACactaacaaaaagaaaaaaccacatcactttagttaataaatttaacagATTACGTTTGAGTTAGAATTGGAATTTATGTATTTAAAAAGTATGcactaaaatgaccaaattagaGTACATGGACTAACTTTGCAACTTACATGCATATTATAGAGTAATAGCAGAATTTGACCTAACATATTTAACTGTTATCACTTGTgttaagattaaatttttaaaaatcgaaAAATATAAGAGTAAAATCAACTAAATTGGAATATaagaactaatttaaaattttattaaaaaaaatatatttgacaATGTTTTCATGTTTTCTGCCTCAAGATTTATTGTTCTAATAGCAAAATTGCAATTCTCCCaaaaaatatattcatttttacaccctaaaacaatttttttttctcaaattgctATGTAATGATTGCGCTTTTTCTTCATTAAAAAAACTTTATACAAAGTAAATTaaatgcaaaaatcattaaaaatcatataaatatcggtaaaaatatcatgaaagtcattatattttgttttatttactcAAGAAATTAGCAAATTAGTCcatatatgttagatcaaagagtaatcTTATCCTTTCTATTaaatatttcatccatttctattacTAAAAATTAGTGTAACTAACGGAATAACTCAATTAATACTCATTGGGTGCTAGGGTACTTCATATTGACATATAGtgactaatttttaacaatagaaataaatgtttttctttaacaaaaaaaaatcaatttactttttaatctaatgtacattaactaatttatctatttctgaaataaaaaaataaaatacaaatacaaCCACTAATATAAATGCctctatatattttttacatacaaATATCACCCCTCACTAGAAATTCCATAAAACTACACCATTATTGTACTATAGAAAGAGTGAAGCATATTATGGGTTCATGAACCCATCAAAGTAAACCAATAAGCAATTATAAGGTAAAGCAATGTTTTACAAATGTATCCATAGTTAAATGGCCACATTATCAGattcgattaaaaaattattaaaataaatattttaaaaaatcaaatttaattattttgtattattttttatcaaatcgaTTTAATACTATATTCTAAATAAATATTTCGACCAATTCATTATCTAACTAATCTAATCAAACAATTTAGTTCAGGTGAAACAACACTAGCATTTGTCGAAATGTTTGATAAACTGACTATGAAATTATGATATCCCAAccaaatttatacatatttcaccCAAGCAtccaaaaataggaaaataaataaaaataaaaagcccACAAACCCGGGACCTAAAATCTCTGCTTTACCACTTATTTGCTTCACTTTTTTGACTCGTATAATGTAGaatgtatatatacattttcaataatttaaattaaatataataatttatttagtcttttaattttataaaaaaatattttaactatttatttaaattttaattttttataacatttaaatttatgtttttaattaaatcacctcaaaataaataaaaaaatttatattttttaactttgctaACATAGCATACACGTGAATTGTTACGTAGATGACACATCAgcatttatttagtttttaaatttaaaaacctttaaaaaattataaaatttatttttaaaacttaaaaaacattaaaatttataaaaaaattatttttaatacaattaaaataaaaaattaattaaatgcttccatattattatgtattaatcCACGTATATGTCGCAtcagtaaaattaacaaatattaatttttcatctatcttagggtgatttgacaaaaaaattataaatttaaatgttaaaaaatgaaaaattaaatagaaaattaaaatattattatgcaTTTAATATAAAACAAGTTTGATCATTACTTCATGGATAggtctttattttttaaaattatgtacTGACAGAGTATGAGAGATAAGTTTTGGTTATATGATGCGAGAGGCATAGTGACCACAAAGTGATAATGCCATTCCATTTCTAGTAAAAAAAATAAGCCCCCATTATATTTAATGATGGTCAAAGCACAAACAAGGGCCAAAaatgtttcattcaatttttaaaattcatcaattaaataaatttttaaacaataaaataatctattttagctaaattcttaaaaaaaaaactacctataattcaattcaacatatgaATATCTTTAATCAGAATCATTTCATTCTTAATAATATCTAGATTGATCGGTATTTAAcaatttcaaacataataattCACTTAAAAACCTATTTTTTGGGTCAATTGAGTCTTAGCTAGATTGGACGgacattgttgtcaatgcaggagaaTGTAAGTTTGAGTGCATTGAaacgtattttttttatttataggttgagaaagAGTTATCGATAGTTTTAATTATTGTGTtctatattataatatattacaattgctatttaaaaaaaatacaatttcgaaacattatattaataattaatacaaGACAtaattctaatttattttaattaattcatataaattttaaattcgaaACTTGATATAATTTGTGACTACATCTTTTCAAACTTCCACTTGAAAAAacttttaaagaagaaaaaacaaaaaaaaacatagtgCTCAACCTGTTAAAGGACATCGAGCAACTTGTCACAAAGTTATGTAATCATaatcaagaagaaaaagaaaagataacaACGTGgacatggtgaaattgttggcTTCTCCTTGTTTTTTGGGTGCCCCCCTCTTCTCCTTTCCTCTCTATATGTCAAAATCAAGTTTcagataataatattttatatctattttgatataatttcatttcatttttaagctttttatatttttttaaaattaaattaaatacgttttttatataaatatcatattagaAAAAATATTATGGAGATTTTGTATTAGAAGTTCGATTGTATTTTATTctctttacttaaaaaattaatagaaaaattaattttagataaaaaagtaaattaaccatttcttttaaaatttttatctattttcacTGTTAAAAACTGGTGTAACTGATAGAATGACCAAATAGTTACACGTTGCGAGCCACATGTATTATATTTCGACGTACAAtgactaatttttaatagtaaaaatgaataaaatttttaataggctgactaatttactttttgaccaaaaatacaatgattaatttattcaaattttaagtatCACGTGTACAATGTTCTAACGTacaaagataaaattttaatagtaaaaataaataaaattttcaacagaataactattttactttttaatttaatatatatgaattaatttatttatttttaaataataaaaaaataaaatacaataaaactCTTAATGTAATacttttatcatataaatataatcCCTTTGCGTAAAAAAGTATTATGGGAGCAGTAAaaggataaaatataaaactGGTGATAGTGGGGGGATGAGTTGCATACAGATTATGACCTTTTAGCTGGCTTTTTTTTTTAGTGACAATTTAAAAGTCTTCTGCCAAACCCATAAAGCTCAAAAACTACCCTCTTCTCTCTTTAGTGTCCATTTTTCCTTCCAATTAATTTTCTTGTCACTGTCACAATCTTCTTTTCTATAATCATCTGCCAAACCCACGTCAACAACATTTCTATCCATTTTCTTTTGCGATTTATTTTATTTGGGTATAACTATGTTATTTGGATATAACTTTGAATGTCGGATATagacatataaaatattattgtccataaaatttaactttaatgacaaaattgatattttaaaatttttaagattctaaattcgaattttattttatgtaaatgtgtaaatttttatttaaatttattttgattaactagttatttagttaaaattaaattagctcatttagctaattaattaattagagatgagttaattaattgttaaaataaattgcATTTAAACtgttgtaattaaaaaataatttaaagataatgTTTTTAtgctattaaataaaaattaaaaaatattaaatatatgttaaaatttttaattttttaataattaatattggtgattgataataaatttatattttaatgctGTTGAACATGTGTTGAATAATTGAacttgtaatttttaaatattttatttaaagatgatataaaaaatatgaaaatataaaagtattattaaaataatattaattataatttaaaataaaagttatttatGTATTCTCGTGTACGTATATATATGATTCTCACCTAAATTTAGATGAGATTAAATTTCTATAAAATATGTTTATAGGTTTTTCTCAATCAATCTAAATCAAAACACAATTGAGAGTAATAAATCAAGAGAATTTAGTCAAAAAGGGTTATCATCTTTGCCCATATTAGTTAAATTCAAAGCAAGGAACCTTTTTGAGTCACGTGAACTTACTTTTAAAACATCTAATCCTACTATAAAAATTGACATAACTGTCAGAATAATTGTTACGTGTACCTTATAATGATAAgttttttaacaatagaaatagattaaatttttaacagaataactAGTTAAttttttgatctaatatatatggattactttatcttttttttaaataagttaaataaaatataatcaaactcTTAACATATAAACCTCTATGATAATTTTATTCATGTTAAATGCCAAAACGTCAGGCGTATACACAACCACATGTTGTGAGGGAGGCCTAGCTATGAATAGGGGTCACCTCTACTAATTTGTGTAGCCTATGGACCAATAATGAGAGCATGTAATTATACACGTCAATTGGTTTGTATTGCACACTCACGTTGAATTATCTAGAGGGAAAagtattttgtatattttggaattataattaaataaaatacagaTATGTGAATATAACGATGTCCGCAATTTTTTGGAAAAGAATCACATGCTGTCGTCTAAATGAAATAAATCTATCGTACGAAAAATAAGGTTTTGAATCTAAGTTCAcacgatttttattactttttaagtTCCAATCAAATGCTTTTGCATTGAATTCTCATTTCCCACATCTAAAAGGAATACTCCAATTGGTAGCTATATGGTCGTGACTGTGGATTCTAGATTCTACCATAGTGCACGTCTCCTTCTAAATTTCTCACTTTCCACGCGCCACCGACTAGAGAGTGGCTCTCTACCGTCCGACATGTAGTTTGGTGAGTTTTTTTATAATgacttaattaaatatatatatataaaatgatttttcaatttttttttgtcatctatTGAATGGTTAACCGGAAAATAATAtggcaacttttaaaattgacataataataattttaacattcaacatttttatattatatcaatttaatattaattttaaaaaaattaacccttaacatttacgcatcatatcatttaattttttttgtagttttgcttttctttatGATGCATTcacctaaaaagttaaaaaatattatcagctaattttgataaaaaaatataaaaatggaaacaCCCCGAAACCCAatataataaatttcattttttctcattcttttagaACTAACATTCAATGCcataaagaaaagcaaaattacaaaaaatatcaaattacacaatgtgtagaTGTCAAGGGTtagttttttttagaataaagattaatttgacataaaatataaatgtcgatggttaaagttgctattatgctaattttaaaagttgttaTCTTTCCGTTACTAATTTAACAGTTggtgacaaaaaaagaaaaaagtttaataattaagtgactattttgtaacttttcataatttggtTGACCAAAAAAAGAAATTCACTAATAATTGGGTGAGCACAAGTGTATTTTATCTTAATCTTATTGAATTATAAAAAGAGTTAATTTCACTAAACGTCCTTAAACTATAATCCTTATTTTAAATTGACCCCTCAGcttcaaaacattctaattacatctaCAAACTAGACCTATTCATGGGTCAGGCTACCCACCCAGCACCGAAGGCCGGCCTAAAATTTGGgaggatttgggtaaaaaaaattaggcttgaaaaatgggtttgggcaaaaaaattagaCCAATTTAAAACATAGGTTGGGCTCGAGCTTGAATATTCAAGGCCCAAGCCCAACTAGCCCGACccgtttttaaatttataatacttcATGTTATGttatttagaacacattaaaaaattaaacttacacTAAATATATAACACTACTCTAATGTAGACatcaaaataatgttaagatggctatataaaatgttttaataatttaaaattgtattaaattattaaatattaagataatataaattaaatatttaaaaaatttaaaaataatatgggcgggACTAAAATAGAATTAGGTTAGTCTTTTACAAATATGGGTGAATTtaagcaaaattttaggcccataatTTGGGTCAGGCCAGACTTGGGCAAGCATgaagtatgttaatatcatgcttaggccTGGCCAGAACTCGGTTCATGAGCACCAATACTCTAAACTATTGACGTTATATTAATTAGGTCATTTTTTACTAAAGTTattaatttaactgttaaatatgtgatataatttaaaataaactaattaagaaaaaataaattttgtaaaaacacattttttttaaaatattagttttaaatTTCTTGAAACATTTACAAAAGCTTTTTCATCCGTTGATTCTTTCCTTTTTTCaactttactttattttttattttttactttgaaaaattatgcaatggggttctatttttctttaaatttaactatataaaatttgacatattatttaaaaaatttaataaaaaaatgctaTGATTAAAATAACATCTacaatttaaaaatgtaattaaaatattttaaaaatttagacatcatcttaaaataaaatccataaatTGAGAATATCTAATTCAGTTAATTAATATAACtccaaaaaaaactataaaagtttaataacagtactatttttattagaaattttatatgtttaccaagatattttaaacataatttacttaaattaatttatttttgttgtatTTAATGTTTAGTGGGTACACAATAAAATGTTTTGTTCTACTTTCTCTCAAGTTCATGCGTTAAAATGTGTATCTCCTTCAATTGGTGGTATCATGCATAAATTCTTTCTTTACCGAACTATTTATTtcggaaaataaaaaatagaattaattgaaaattttttggcATTAGTATGACTGACTTTCCGTGTATGTAATGTATTATATTGAGAGAAATTCAAAAAGGTTCATAAcaagaaaaatattaataaaaagaacTTTAATGAAATTCATTTGATATTTAATGTCATTGGAgataaatttagtaatttaatatatcaaaatttaaagaaaatacagcatgtttaattaatatatgaaaataatgcaATACATTATTGAGTATTAGCTCGATTGGTATGAAAATTATTACCAATGTAGAAGGAATTTATAATtgtaaacatattttaaaagtttaaagaatttataattataattatatttttttaaaaattttatatgtacaaataaaacaaaaataaaccttttttattaaattaaaataaaattttataatctaCTTGtaagtaattaaaattatttcgcattatttataaaatgaaaattcatacataatatttttttcaaaaaaatccttCATTGTTAATAAATACGAATTAAGATACGTAAAATTGAAATGACACTGTTGTAATCCAGCTGCAGGGCATGCGGAAGATAATATAACCAACTGGTGTACAATACTGGTGATTTTCACGCTCGAGAAGAGCGCGTGATGATTGCCATACCTTTTGGCTAATGGAAGCACAATATCCAATTAGATTTCGAGTACAAAAATCAACAAAGGCAGGGCGTGTAGCATAAATTGGAAGCATAGGAAGCATCGTCCTTACAAGTGCCACTGCCACATTTGCCTTAGCTTTGGGCCCCACTTTTGACAATTTCATAAAGTCAAAGGAAAAGCAAAAGTGAAGGGACATTAAAAATCATTAccccaaaaatatataatttaaaattatgaatagtaataatataattaaaataaaattatataacaaatgtatatattaaaaatttatataaataatagatGAGACTTTGAAAaggttaaaaatttatataaataatagatGAGACTTTgaaaaggtaaaataataatattaaaaatttaaagtggCATGAGttgaaatataattatatgtgtattttgttattatatgatataaaatagtaaaaatgatatgaaaataatgtaatttattttgtaaattaaaggtattttggtcattatataattaaattagtattGAATTGACTTGTAATATTAACTCCCTTAAATATTTAATGTATAccttcaaattttatataataatttattaatatataacaatttttataataaaaataatgttcaatatttataaatttagttgAGTCGAAtctaaattttattatcatttcgtttgattataataattattatttttatattaaagtaTTTTTGTTATTGCAAATGAATTGTgagtttaaatatattttaatcgagtttttcttttgttttaatattgAGAGGAGTTACAAGTAAAATTAATtacttattaatatttttataagtaaaatttaactaaaataatttaatattaaatcataaaatcaagtgaaatttaaaaatcctaaaattttttCCGGTGATACCCGTATTTTGATTTTCTCACAtgtataaataattaacaaatagcAAGTCAGGTGCACCACCCACCATTTTTCATCTCTCTTCTTACTCTTTGTAATAGTCttttatgcttttttttcttttcgtttctctccgttaattttcttttcattcacaACTGGAAAAAAGTCAGCGCCGCCGTCCTTTCCTCCTCTCGTGCCTGTGCGTTTCCTTTTCCGATCGTTTGCTCAACAAAATAAACAGCTGTATTCGGTGTTTGGTAACTTTCTACGTTGATTTTGGGAGTAACTGAAAATGGCTGCAGGGGACTGGGATCTATATGCGGTGGTGAGGAGTTGTACGTCCGCCACCAACACATCCACCTCCGCCGTATCAGGCAACTATTTCTCGAATGGGAATAATGATAGTTGGCGGGAAGACCCTTTAGCTTGCTTAGCTTCGTTGACGTTTGAGGAAGAAGATGATCCGTTTACATTTCCTAATCTTAAAAAAAGTGGTTCTTTACAAGATTCTTACGAGCCTTTGTTATCCGACCCCACCACCACCATCATCAGCACTAATCGTGGTACAGATCCGAGCTCTTCGAGGTCCATTAATGGAGTATCTAGTGGCCAACATCATCAATGGCAGCAGCAGTTTATTAAGCCATTAAACACACAACAGCAGTTGAAAAAACCAAGAAAGAGGTAAAACTGAAAACGAGCCGTCGGCAGCTCCTGTTTGTTTTTGGTTCATTAGCTAAAAATCCTCCATTTTTTTTCTGCAGGAAGAACCAGCAGAAGAGAACTGTATGCCATGTAACAGCTGATAATTTATCGTCGGATCCGTGGGCATGGCGTAAATACGGACAAAAGCCTATCAAAGGGTCACCGTATCCAAGGTTAATTAACTTCCGTAGCCTTCAATGGCATCTTTGgttacttttcatttttattattatcataaatatatatatttttgcagaAATTACTACAGGTGCAGTAGCTCAAAGGGGTGCTCAGCGAGGAAACAAGTGGAGCGTAGTAATTTGGAACCCAACGTCTTCATCGTTACGTATACGGGTGACCACACGCACCCTAGGCCCACTCACCGGAATTCTCTTGCCGGTAGTACTCGGAACAAGCTATCAACCTTTCAAAGGGCCGCCGCGCCCGCCACAGCTTCATGCTCTACTTCGCCGACCACGGTTTCAGCTCCTGAAGGCACCGCAGCCGACTTGAACAACAACGCGGGCGATAATGGAGATGACGATGACGAGAGCGCTGACAACATCGCTCCTGAAATGTCACCGGAAGCGGTAAACGATGACGAAGATGATCTTCTGATCCCCGACGTGCATGTTGATGACGATCTCTTCAAGGGATTGGAAGAGCTCGTAGGTGATGCTGGCGGTGGCAGCAGCAGTATTACTGGTAATGGATTAGGAAACAGCTCCGCCTTCGGTGATAAGTTCTCCTCTTGGGGCACCGGTAGCTCCGCCTCCGCCGCCTCCGGTGGTGGCTGGTAGGCT
It includes:
- the LOC107923243 gene encoding probable WRKY transcription factor 27 (The RefSeq protein has 5 substitutions compared to this genomic sequence) — its product is MAAGDWDLYAVVRSCTSATNTSTSAVSGNYFSNGNNDSWREDPLACLASLTFEEEDDPLTFPNLKKSGSLQDSYEPLLSDPTTTIISTNRGTDPSSSRSINGVSSGQHHQWQQQFIKPLNTQQQLKKPRKRKNQQKRTVCHVTADNLSSDPWAWRKYGQKPIKGSPYPRNYYRCSSSKGCSARKQVERSNLEPNVFIVTYTGDHTHPRPTHRNSLAGSTRNKLSTFQRAAAPATASCSTSPTTVSVPEGTAADLNNNAGDNGDGDDESADNIAPEMSPEAVSDAEDDLLIPDVHVDDDLFKGLEELVGDAGGGSSSITGNGLGNSSAFGDKFSSWGTGSSASAASGGGW